One segment of Sphingomonas qomolangmaensis DNA contains the following:
- a CDS encoding ABC transporter substrate-binding protein: protein MNRLKICMIAAALTLGACERRPDDVPVVVSVIGQPTGNASRNPGSPGAALLGATAQGLVRFDANGRIEPGLAERWTVIEDGKSYIFRLQQTEWANGSAVTAKQVATALRRAVRRGGRNRLRAFVGAIDEIVEMTPNVIEIRLSKPRPDMLLLFAQPEMAIFESRRLGGTGPFRVQSRDANGILLRPAFDPLRLTDSEFEEPHAAEYVRLRAEPAALAIARFGARQSDLVSGGTYRDWPLIEHSKVAPTNRKIDYAYGLFGLSIVSRQGFLASATNREAVAMAIDRGALTAAFLPDWPIAEALLPEQFDSAQPPAQPGWGPFSLEDRRNAARLRVEQWRREQDGEVPVIRIAVPDAPGGNLIWAHVGASLAAIGVRAERVAWRSAADLRLIDRLAPYDSGRWYLVAACQPCAAPVAAAILAARDAPDIATRRQRIAEADAALAADIAFIPLARPMRWSLVALRLREWRENPRAVHPLNHLRGDPN from the coding sequence ATGAACCGTCTCAAAATCTGTATGATCGCCGCTGCACTGACGCTGGGAGCATGCGAGCGCCGGCCCGACGACGTCCCCGTCGTGGTCAGCGTGATCGGCCAGCCCACGGGCAATGCATCGCGCAACCCGGGCAGCCCGGGTGCGGCGTTGCTCGGCGCCACCGCGCAGGGTCTGGTGCGCTTCGATGCCAATGGCCGGATCGAACCGGGACTGGCCGAGCGTTGGACGGTGATCGAGGACGGCAAAAGCTATATCTTCCGCCTGCAGCAGACCGAATGGGCCAATGGCAGCGCGGTTACCGCAAAGCAGGTGGCGACCGCGCTCCGGCGCGCGGTGCGGCGCGGCGGCCGGAATCGGTTGCGCGCCTTTGTCGGCGCGATCGACGAGATCGTCGAAATGACCCCCAATGTCATCGAAATCCGCCTGAGCAAGCCGCGCCCCGACATGCTGTTGCTGTTTGCGCAACCCGAAATGGCGATATTCGAATCGCGCCGCCTGGGCGGCACCGGCCCGTTCCGCGTCCAGTCGCGCGATGCTAACGGCATCCTGCTGCGCCCGGCGTTCGATCCCTTGCGGCTCACCGACAGCGAGTTCGAAGAGCCGCATGCCGCCGAATATGTCCGGCTGCGCGCCGAACCGGCGGCGCTGGCGATCGCTCGCTTCGGCGCGCGCCAGTCCGATCTGGTATCGGGGGGCACCTATCGCGACTGGCCGTTGATCGAACATTCGAAGGTCGCGCCGACCAACCGCAAGATCGATTACGCCTATGGCCTGTTCGGACTGTCGATCGTCTCGCGCCAAGGGTTCCTGGCCAGCGCCACCAATCGCGAGGCGGTGGCGATGGCGATCGACCGCGGCGCGCTGACCGCCGCCTTCCTGCCCGATTGGCCGATCGCCGAGGCGCTGCTCCCCGAACAGTTCGATTCGGCGCAGCCCCCCGCCCAGCCCGGCTGGGGACCGTTCAGTCTCGAAGACCGGCGCAACGCCGCGCGGCTTCGCGTCGAACAGTGGCGGCGCGAGCAGGATGGCGAAGTCCCGGTCATCCGCATCGCGGTGCCCGATGCCCCCGGCGGCAACCTGATATGGGCGCACGTCGGCGCGTCGCTGGCGGCAATCGGCGTGCGCGCCGAGCGGGTGGCGTGGCGAAGCGCCGCCGACCTCCGCCTGATCGACCGGCTGGCGCCCTATGACAGCGGCCGCTGGTATCTGGTCGCCGCATGCCAGCCCTGCGCCGCCCCCGTCGCCGCGGCGATCCTGGCGGCGCGCGATGCCCCCGACATCGCCACCCGGCGCCAGCGCATTGCCGAGGCCGATGCGGCGCTCGCCGCCGATATCGCCTTCATCCCGCTCGCGCGCCCGATGCGCTGGTCGCTCGTCGCGCTACGCCTGCGCGAATGGCGCGAGAACCCGCGCGCGGTTCACCCGTTGAATCACCTGCGCGGCGATCCCAACTAG
- a CDS encoding DUF4112 domain-containing protein, translating to MGTGPFAKAGNRLPIGSDAASVRQRVEVLEQALERMFVIPGINRPVGIDTLLGLLPVGGSFIGAAFGGYMIWEARNLGMGKGAMARMAGNVGLDWLFGLIPGIGIIPDFFFRSNTRNLRIIRKHLDKHHPSTVVVEG from the coding sequence ATGGGAACCGGTCCCTTCGCCAAGGCGGGCAATCGCCTGCCGATCGGCAGCGACGCAGCGTCGGTGCGCCAGCGCGTCGAGGTACTCGAGCAGGCGCTCGAGCGGATGTTCGTCATTCCGGGGATCAACCGTCCGGTGGGGATCGATACGCTGCTGGGGCTGCTGCCCGTCGGCGGCAGCTTCATCGGTGCGGCATTCGGCGGATACATGATCTGGGAGGCGCGCAACCTGGGCATGGGCAAGGGTGCGATGGCGCGAATGGCGGGCAATGTCGGCCTCGACTGGCTGTTCGGTCTGATCCCCGGGATCGGCATCATCCCCGATTTCTTCTTCCGATCGAACACCCGCAACCTGCGGATCATCCGCAAGCATCTCGACAAGCATCACCCCTCGACCGTGGTGGTCGAGGGTTAG
- the rpsA gene encoding 30S ribosomal protein S1: MATQPNPTRDDFAAMLDDMFGASESFEGRVVIGTVTGIENDLAIIDVGLKSEGRVPLREFAAPGQPAELKVGDEVQVYVDRVENANGEAMLSRDRARREAAWDTLETEFAKTARVEGVIFGRVKGGFTVDLSGAVAFLPGSQVDIRPVRDVTPLMDIPQPFQILKMDRKRGNIVVSRRAVLEETRAEQRSGLILSLAEGQIIDGIVKNITDYGAFVDLGGIDGLLHVTDLSYKRVGHPSEMLNIGDTVKVQIIRINRDTQRISLGMKQLESDPWDGASAKYPVGAKLSGRVTNITEYGAFVELEAGIEGLVHVSEMSWTKKNVHPGKIVSTSQEVDVMVLEVDQEKRRISLGLKQAQANPWDKFAEDHPVGSQVEGEVKNATEFGLFIGLDNDVDGMVHMSDIAWGISGEDALNLHRKGETVQAIVLAIEPDKERISLGMKQLERGAPSVATGGEVAGGAGSRVNKNEIVTVTVLEVRDAGLEVQTGDDGATGFIKRTDLGRDRDEQRPERFQVGQKFDAMVTGFDRSKKPTFSIKAMQISEEKQAVAQYGSSDSGASLGDILGEALKARNEKK, translated from the coding sequence ATGGCAACCCAGCCCAATCCTACCCGTGACGATTTCGCAGCGATGCTCGACGACATGTTCGGCGCATCGGAAAGCTTCGAAGGCCGAGTCGTCATCGGCACCGTCACCGGTATCGAGAACGACCTCGCGATCATCGACGTCGGCCTGAAGAGCGAAGGACGCGTGCCGCTGCGCGAATTCGCAGCGCCCGGCCAGCCCGCCGAACTGAAGGTCGGTGACGAAGTGCAGGTCTATGTCGACCGCGTCGAGAACGCCAATGGCGAAGCGATGCTGTCGCGCGACCGCGCGCGCCGCGAAGCCGCATGGGACACGCTGGAAACCGAATTCGCCAAGACCGCGCGCGTCGAAGGCGTCATCTTCGGCCGCGTCAAGGGCGGCTTCACCGTCGACCTCAGCGGCGCCGTGGCGTTCCTGCCCGGCAGCCAAGTCGATATCCGCCCGGTGCGCGACGTCACCCCGCTGATGGACATCCCGCAGCCCTTCCAGATCCTGAAGATGGACCGCAAGCGCGGCAACATCGTCGTGTCCCGTCGCGCCGTCCTCGAAGAGACCCGCGCCGAGCAGCGCAGCGGCCTGATCCTGAGCTTGGCCGAGGGCCAGATCATCGACGGTATCGTCAAGAACATCACCGATTACGGTGCGTTCGTCGACCTGGGCGGCATCGACGGCCTGCTCCACGTCACAGATCTCAGCTACAAGCGCGTCGGTCACCCGAGCGAGATGCTGAACATCGGCGACACGGTGAAGGTGCAGATCATCCGCATCAACCGCGATACCCAGCGTATCTCGCTCGGCATGAAGCAGCTCGAGAGCGATCCTTGGGATGGCGCATCGGCCAAGTATCCGGTCGGCGCGAAGCTTTCGGGCCGCGTCACGAACATCACCGAATATGGTGCGTTCGTCGAGCTGGAAGCCGGCATCGAAGGCCTGGTCCATGTCAGCGAAATGAGCTGGACCAAGAAGAACGTCCATCCGGGCAAGATCGTGTCGACCAGCCAGGAAGTCGACGTCATGGTGCTCGAGGTCGACCAGGAGAAGCGTCGCATCTCGCTGGGCCTCAAGCAGGCACAGGCCAATCCTTGGGACAAGTTCGCCGAGGATCATCCGGTCGGCAGCCAGGTCGAGGGCGAAGTCAAGAACGCCACCGAATTCGGCCTGTTCATCGGTCTCGACAACGATGTCGACGGCATGGTCCACATGTCGGACATCGCCTGGGGCATTTCGGGCGAGGACGCGCTCAACCTGCATCGCAAGGGCGAGACCGTCCAGGCGATCGTGCTGGCGATCGAACCCGACAAGGAGCGTATCTCGCTCGGCATGAAGCAGCTCGAGCGTGGTGCACCTTCGGTTGCGACCGGTGGTGAAGTCGCCGGCGGCGCGGGTTCGCGCGTCAACAAGAACGAGATCGTCACGGTCACCGTCCTCGAAGTCCGCGATGCGGGCCTCGAAGTGCAGACCGGCGATGATGGCGCCACCGGCTTCATCAAGCGCACCGATCTCGGCCGCGACCGCGACGAGCAGCGCCCCGAGCGCTTCCAGGTCGGCCAGAAGTTCGACGCGATGGTCACCGGCTTCGACCGTTCGAAGAAGCCCACCTTCTCGATCAAGGCGATGCAGATCTCCGAAGAGAAGCAGGCTGTGGCGCAGTACGGTTCGTCCGACTCGGGCGCGTCGCTTGGTGACATCCTCGGCGAGGCGTTGAAGGCTCGCAACGAGAAGAAATAA
- the cmk gene encoding (d)CMP kinase, translated as MIIAVDGPAASGKGTIARALSRHFGLPHLDTGLLYRAVAQRVMAEGLDPTREADVVAVCDFEDRLLEDPALRTDEAGKLASVVSAHPLVRAALLQRQRRFAQQPGGAVLDGRDIGTVIAPDAEVKLFVKATPMIRAQRRHSELRAHGSKVSLDKVLGDIRARDDRDARRTEAPMRQAADAALLDTSFLSIDAAVQRAIGLAEARIANRAQT; from the coding sequence ATGATTATCGCCGTCGATGGACCCGCCGCCTCGGGAAAGGGCACGATCGCCCGCGCGCTTTCGCGCCATTTCGGGTTGCCGCATCTCGATACAGGGTTGTTGTACCGCGCGGTCGCGCAGCGCGTGATGGCCGAGGGGCTCGACCCGACGCGCGAGGCCGATGTGGTCGCGGTGTGCGACTTCGAAGACCGGCTGCTTGAGGATCCGGCGCTGCGCACCGATGAGGCGGGCAAGCTCGCCTCGGTGGTGTCGGCGCATCCGCTGGTGCGCGCGGCATTGCTCCAGCGCCAGCGCCGGTTCGCGCAGCAGCCTGGCGGCGCGGTACTCGACGGCCGCGACATCGGCACCGTCATCGCCCCCGACGCCGAAGTGAAGTTGTTCGTCAAGGCGACGCCGATGATCCGCGCGCAGCGCCGCCACTCGGAACTGCGCGCGCACGGCAGCAAGGTCAGCCTCGACAAGGTGCTGGGCGACATCCGCGCGCGCGACGATCGCGATGCGCGCCGCACCGAAGCGCCGATGCGCCAGGCCGCCGACGCAGCGTTGCTCGATACCAGCTTCCTGTCGATCGACGCCGCGGTCCAGCGCGCGATCGGGCTGGCCGAAGCGCGGATAGCAAACAGGGCCCAGACCTGA
- the aroA gene encoding 3-phosphoshikimate 1-carboxyvinyltransferase, translating into MSHATPLPVSPLPVSIVARGPLRGDVTLPGDKSISHRALMFASLAVGRSRIEGLLEGEDVLATAAAMRAMGATIERDSDGVWQVDGVGVGGLLQPVQALDMGNSGTSTRLLMGLVASHPITATFIGDASLSSRPMGRVIEPLTQMGADITASPGGRLPLMLRGLTPAVPVEYTLPVASAQVKSAVLLAGLNTPGITRVIEPVPTRDHSERMLAGFGAELTVEEGPDGRIISIRGEAELQPQDIQVPGDPSSAAFWLVAGSIVPGSHITIRNACMNPTRTGLLQVLRMMGADITDTSARTVGGEPVADLVVRHAPLTAIEVPADIAPSMIDEYPILFVAAACATGRTVARGAHELRVKESDRIATMAAALTAIGVSVTEHDDGLSIDGSGGARLPGGAQVASKLDHRIAMSMAVAGLVARAPICIDDANPVATSYPAFFETLDALVRATD; encoded by the coding sequence ATGTCGCACGCCACCCCCCTGCCCGTTTCGCCTTTGCCGGTCTCGATCGTCGCCCGAGGTCCGCTGCGCGGCGACGTCACGCTGCCCGGCGACAAATCGATCAGCCACCGCGCGCTGATGTTCGCCTCGCTCGCGGTCGGTCGCAGCCGGATCGAGGGGCTGCTCGAGGGCGAGGACGTGCTCGCCACCGCCGCCGCGATGCGCGCGATGGGCGCGACGATCGAACGCGATTCGGATGGCGTGTGGCAGGTCGACGGGGTCGGCGTCGGCGGGCTGCTCCAGCCCGTGCAGGCGCTCGACATGGGCAATTCGGGCACCTCGACGCGGCTGCTGATGGGACTGGTCGCCAGCCACCCGATCACCGCGACCTTCATCGGCGACGCATCACTGTCGTCGCGGCCGATGGGCCGGGTGATCGAGCCGCTGACGCAGATGGGCGCGGACATCACCGCCTCGCCCGGCGGCCGCCTGCCGCTGATGCTGCGCGGCCTCACGCCTGCGGTGCCGGTCGAATACACGCTGCCGGTCGCCTCGGCGCAGGTGAAGTCGGCGGTGCTGCTCGCGGGGCTCAACACCCCGGGCATCACCCGCGTCATCGAGCCGGTGCCGACGCGCGACCATAGCGAGCGGATGCTGGCGGGCTTCGGCGCCGAGCTGACCGTCGAGGAAGGCCCCGACGGCCGGATCATCTCGATTCGCGGCGAGGCCGAGCTGCAGCCGCAGGACATCCAGGTGCCGGGAGATCCTTCCTCGGCGGCGTTCTGGCTGGTCGCGGGATCGATCGTGCCCGGTTCGCACATCACGATCCGCAACGCCTGCATGAACCCCACGCGCACCGGACTGCTCCAGGTGCTGCGGATGATGGGCGCCGACATCACCGACACCAGCGCGCGCACCGTCGGCGGCGAACCCGTTGCCGATCTGGTCGTCCGCCACGCACCGCTGACTGCGATCGAGGTTCCCGCCGATATCGCGCCGAGCATGATCGACGAATATCCGATCCTGTTCGTTGCCGCCGCCTGCGCCACCGGGCGCACCGTCGCGCGCGGTGCGCACGAACTGCGCGTCAAGGAATCGGACCGGATCGCGACGATGGCGGCGGCATTAACCGCGATCGGCGTGTCGGTGACCGAGCATGACGACGGTCTGTCGATCGACGGGTCTGGCGGCGCGCGCCTGCCAGGGGGCGCTCAAGTCGCCTCGAAACTCGACCATCGTATCGCGATGAGCATGGCGGTGGCTGGACTTGTCGCGCGCGCGCCGATTTGCATCGACGATGCAAATCCGGTCGCAACCAGCTACCCCGCCTTTTTTGAAACGCTTGACGCCCTCGTGCGCGCAACCGATTGA
- a CDS encoding FYDLN acid domain-containing protein, with translation MIKPEWGTKRACPKCGTRFYDLGKEDPVSCIACGVTWNPEPILKSKQPLPFEAAKAAPVKEKAEDSDLGDDIDVEDDDTPADDDVDLGGDEDLGVETPADEHET, from the coding sequence ATGATCAAGCCGGAATGGGGCACGAAGCGGGCCTGTCCGAAATGCGGAACGCGTTTCTATGATCTTGGCAAGGAGGACCCGGTCAGCTGCATCGCATGCGGCGTGACGTGGAACCCCGAGCCGATCCTGAAATCGAAGCAGCCCTTGCCGTTCGAAGCGGCCAAGGCCGCACCGGTCAAGGAAAAGGCCGAGGATTCGGACCTGGGCGACGATATCGACGTCGAGGACGACGACACCCCCGCGGACGACGATGTCGACCTGGGCGGTGACGAGGATCTGGGCGTCGAGACCCCCGCCGACGAGCACGAAACCTGA
- a CDS encoding ribonuclease T2 has translation MSRLAALGIVAAALLAPLPAIAQAYRCSMPIGDIARPRPDGPSAREPKRVVPTGSYTLALTWSPQYCRENGKQASARLQCGGGNRFGFTLHGLWPDGKGTQWPQYCKPAALLDTRVIQSNLCATPSPQLLQHEYAKHGTCMNLAPAAYFGRATGLYGRIRYPDMNALSRRRRLTTGQFAQAFAGANRGMTAAMVKVTADRQGWLDEVWVCLDTRFRYRACPAAGRAATRPLKIWRGGAG, from the coding sequence ATGAGCCGGCTTGCCGCGTTGGGCATCGTCGCGGCGGCGCTGCTGGCGCCGCTGCCCGCGATCGCGCAGGCCTATCGCTGCTCGATGCCGATCGGCGACATCGCACGGCCGCGCCCCGACGGACCGAGCGCGCGCGAGCCGAAGCGGGTGGTGCCGACGGGGAGCTATACGCTGGCGCTCACCTGGAGCCCGCAATATTGCCGCGAGAACGGCAAGCAGGCATCGGCGCGGCTGCAATGCGGCGGCGGCAATCGCTTCGGCTTCACGCTGCACGGACTATGGCCCGACGGGAAGGGCACGCAATGGCCGCAATATTGCAAGCCCGCGGCGTTGCTCGACACCCGCGTGATCCAGAGCAATCTGTGCGCGACGCCGTCGCCGCAACTGCTGCAGCACGAATATGCCAAGCACGGCACCTGCATGAACCTGGCGCCCGCGGCGTATTTCGGTCGTGCGACGGGGCTGTATGGGCGCATCCGCTATCCCGACATGAATGCGCTGTCGCGGCGGCGGCGGCTGACGACGGGCCAGTTCGCGCAGGCCTTTGCCGGCGCCAATCGCGGGATGACCGCAGCGATGGTGAAAGTCACCGCCGATCGCCAGGGCTGGCTCGACGAAGTTTGGGTCTGTCTCGACACCCGGTTCCGCTATCGCGCCTGCCCGGCGGCAGGGCGGGCGGCGACCCGGCCGCTGAAAATCTGGCGCGGTGGCGCCGGCTAG
- a CDS encoding methyltransferase family protein, whose protein sequence is MTQSTRTSKGGLQRLDAIERIAITVIYAFLLYRFAGSVGDNRFNLAYLVAEGLVVVMVLCRRSTDQISIAPADWAVAFGGSFVGMMLVPANPLPGVLAWAAPAVVTVGLVVSMLAKLQLRRSFGIVAANRGIKTRGVYALVRHPMYLGYFLVYFGTVAMNVTIWNIVVVGLWTGLQLVRIAAEERLLRTDPAYQQHSRLVRYRLLPGIY, encoded by the coding sequence ATGACGCAATCGACCCGGACCTCGAAAGGCGGATTGCAGCGGCTCGACGCAATCGAACGCATCGCGATCACGGTCATCTATGCCTTCCTCCTGTATCGGTTCGCTGGCAGCGTCGGCGATAACCGGTTCAACCTGGCGTATCTCGTTGCCGAAGGCTTGGTCGTGGTCATGGTGCTCTGCCGGCGATCGACCGACCAGATCAGCATTGCACCCGCCGACTGGGCCGTAGCGTTTGGGGGTTCTTTCGTCGGCATGATGCTCGTACCTGCCAATCCACTGCCGGGCGTCCTGGCTTGGGCAGCACCAGCGGTAGTGACGGTCGGGCTGGTCGTCAGCATGCTGGCCAAGCTGCAGCTTCGGCGCAGCTTCGGTATCGTCGCGGCCAACCGGGGCATCAAGACCCGCGGAGTCTACGCCTTGGTGCGCCATCCCATGTATCTCGGGTATTTCCTGGTCTATTTCGGGACCGTCGCGATGAACGTGACGATCTGGAACATCGTCGTCGTCGGCCTTTGGACCGGTCTGCAGCTTGTCAGAATCGCCGCAGAGGAGCGGCTGTTGCGAACAGATCCAGCGTATCAGCAGCATAGCCGACTGGTGCGCTATCGCCTGTTGCCGGGCATCTATTGA
- a CDS encoding BLUF domain-containing protein has product MKQLIYRSQPFGFDEAMLAGILSQARRNNRRDDITGALICRHDLYLQLIEGPAPAIDALFARILGDDRHGDVQPLLSDEVTDRMFGAWAMLDDEAPSLFWSPADVAAGALEAASPVDLRAAFARLRRRTLD; this is encoded by the coding sequence ATGAAGCAGTTGATCTATCGATCGCAGCCGTTCGGGTTCGACGAGGCGATGCTCGCCGGCATCCTGTCGCAGGCGCGGCGCAACAACCGCCGCGACGACATCACCGGTGCGCTGATCTGCCGCCACGACCTGTATCTGCAGCTGATCGAGGGGCCGGCACCCGCAATCGACGCTTTGTTCGCGCGGATCCTGGGCGACGATCGCCACGGCGACGTCCAGCCACTGCTGAGCGACGAGGTGACCGATCGGATGTTCGGCGCCTGGGCGATGCTCGACGACGAAGCACCGTCGTTGTTCTGGTCCCCCGCCGACGTCGCAGCGGGCGCGCTCGAAGCCGCCAGCCCCGTGGACCTGCGCGCGGCATTTGCCCGGCTGCGGCGGCGAACGCTCGACTGA
- a CDS encoding integration host factor subunit beta — MIRSELVQLLVRDNPDLSIRDVERIVNVFFDEIVHRLSDDGRVELRGFGAFSTRARDARSGRNPRTGESVSVDAKRVPYFKPGKEMRLRLNT; from the coding sequence ATGATCCGTTCCGAGCTCGTCCAGTTGCTCGTCCGCGACAACCCCGACCTGTCGATCCGCGATGTCGAGCGCATCGTGAACGTGTTCTTCGACGAGATCGTTCACCGCCTGTCGGATGACGGCCGCGTCGAACTACGCGGGTTCGGTGCCTTCAGCACCCGCGCCCGTGACGCGCGCAGCGGTCGCAACCCGCGCACCGGCGAGTCGGTCTCGGTCGATGCCAAGCGCGTCCCCTATTTCAAACCGGGCAAGGAAATGCGCCTGCGCCTGAACACGTAA
- a CDS encoding sterol desaturase family protein: MLSDALWLLGFTALLFVPLERLLPLHGDQRLRRPGLATDLLHVLLSGFIIRAGFVVSLSGIGLITARLIPDSIGMSVRSQPDWLEFAELFILSDLCFYIAHRIVHAVPGLWRFHAVHHSSEQLDWLASFRVHPVDQIFNATLIALPGIALGFSHETLVLYALLYRWHALLLHSNIRIDLGPLNSVIATPHFHHWHHADQTEAHDRNFGGQIILWDRLFRTAYVPRTLPQRYGIGDSLPGDYIGQLAAPFKPVAPDKTESVTAMVQVGPSQKRC; the protein is encoded by the coding sequence ATGCTGAGCGACGCGCTTTGGCTGCTGGGGTTTACCGCCCTGCTGTTCGTGCCGCTCGAACGGCTCTTGCCTCTGCATGGCGACCAACGCCTGCGACGGCCCGGATTGGCAACGGACCTGCTGCATGTGCTGCTGTCGGGCTTCATCATTCGTGCGGGTTTTGTCGTCAGCCTTTCCGGTATCGGCCTGATCACGGCTCGATTAATTCCCGACTCCATCGGCATGAGCGTCCGCTCGCAGCCGGACTGGCTGGAATTCGCGGAACTCTTCATCCTATCCGATTTGTGCTTCTACATTGCTCATCGCATCGTCCATGCGGTACCTGGGCTTTGGCGCTTCCACGCGGTACATCATTCCAGCGAACAGTTGGATTGGCTGGCGTCGTTTCGCGTTCACCCAGTCGATCAGATATTCAACGCAACGCTGATCGCGTTGCCGGGGATCGCGCTCGGTTTTTCGCACGAGACGCTGGTCCTGTATGCGTTGCTCTATCGCTGGCACGCGCTGCTGCTCCACTCGAACATTCGAATTGATTTGGGCCCGCTCAACAGCGTGATCGCTACGCCGCATTTCCATCATTGGCATCATGCCGATCAGACCGAGGCGCACGACCGCAACTTCGGTGGGCAGATCATCTTGTGGGATCGCCTTTTTCGGACTGCTTATGTGCCTCGGACTTTGCCGCAGCGATACGGCATCGGCGATTCCCTGCCTGGTGACTATATCGGCCAGTTGGCAGCACCGTTCAAACCAGTAGCGCCGGACAAAACGGAAAGCGTTACGGCCATGGTTCAGGTAGGCCCATCGCAAAAGCGCTGTTAG